CGCGCCTTGTAGGCCGGCATCACCACGCTGACCAGCGGCGCTTCGGGGGAGGAGGAGGGGGCGTGGCTCATCGTTGGGCTCGTTGCGCGATCGCCGCGCGCAGCCGCTGTACCAGCCGCTGCGCGTTGTGCGCGTCGCGATGGTTGAAGAACATCCGCTGCGCGGCGCGGTAGCGCGCGTCCGGCGCTTGTCCGCGCTGCTTCAGCGTCGCGTCCAGCGCCTCCAGCAGCGCGTCGAAATCGGTCGCCACCGGCCCGGGGAAGGCCAGCGCCATGTCATACAGCAGGCCGTTCTGGCGCGTGCGGTAATGCTCCAGGTCCCAGGCGAAGCTCAGCACCGGCAGGTCCAGGTACATCGCGTCGATGTATACCGACGAGTAGTCGGTCAGCACCACCGCCGCTTCGCGCAGCAGCGGCGCGATCTCCGGGAAACGCTCGTGTTCCAGGTCCAGCAGCACGTCGTCGTCCAGATGGCGCTGCGGGTCGAACGGCGGCGCGGCATTGCGCAGATAGTGCCCGCGCACACCGAGCACCGCGCCGGCGCCCTGCAGCAGTTCGCGCAGTCGCGCCACTTCGCCGTCGCTGAAGACATGGCCTGGCATGGCGGCCACGCGGGTGTCGCGGTAGGTCGGCGCGTACAGCACCAGCGGCCGCCCGCGCCGCAGCTGCCGCAGCCGCTCGGTCTGCTCGCGCAGTGCGGCCGGCAGCGCGTCCTCGGGCATGCGCAGGAAGTCGTTGCGCGGCAGGCCGGTCACCCACACCCGGTCGGGCGGCAGCGGATGGAAGATCGCCGCCATCGCGTAGCTGTCCACGTCCGACGACGCCACCAGCCCGGCGTAGTGGCGGCGTTCGCGACGCCGCGCCGCGTTGCGGTCGCCGTGCCGGCGCTGCTCGGGGTTGGCCAGCGCGAACAGCCGCTTGAGCGGGATGCCGTGCCACAGGTTGACCACCACGCGGCGGCGCAGGCTCGCGCGCGGCGCGTCGTAGCTGCCGTCGCGCCAGCGCAGCGACAGGTCCATGGCCACCGAATTGGTCAGCAACAGCACGCCGCAGCGCGCCAGCGCGAGCAGGCCGGCGATGCTGCCCAGTTCGAGCACGCGCGTGTTGCAGGCCGCATCCAGGGGGAACTGCGCGGCGCTACGCACGAATACGATCTTATGGACACCCGGATCGGCGCCGACCTGCTCGAACACGGCGCGCGCGTTCTCGACGAACTGCATCGGCTTTAGCGGATGGGTAAAGAAAGCCCAATGGTCATCGCGCTTGGGCAGCAGTCTGTCCAAGCACCACCACAGTGCCAACACTGCGCGTCCCAGCCAGGCGCTGGCGATCTCGCGCCGCCACCATGGCACATCGGGCTGCGCCGCCAGCGTCGTGAGCGGATGCCGTTGGGTCACGCCGCGCGGCGCCGGACCGGGGCCAGCAGCAAGTCGCAGATCCGCTCCACGTCGCTTTCGCTCAGGTCCGGGTAGATCGGCAGGCACAGCACCCGGCGCGCGGCGGCATGCGCGACCGGCAGATTGGACGGCAGCGCCGACGACAGCCCACGGTACATCGGAAACTCGCTGATCAGCGGGAAGAAGTAGCGCCGCACCAGAATGTCGTGGTCGCGCATGCGCTGGAACAGCTCGTCGCGCGACAGCGGGTACTCGTCCTGGACCATGATCGGGAAGTAAGCGTTGTTCGGACTGACGTGGTCGCTGGCGCGCAGGCAGTGCAGCCCCGGCACGCCCGCCAGCCGCTGCCGGTACAGCGCGTCGATCTGCGCGCGGCGCGCCAGCGCCTGGTCGATGTGCTGGAGCTGGAGCAGGCCGAACGCGGCGCAGACTTCGTTCATCTTGCCGTTGATGCCGGGGGCGACCACGGTGACCTCGTCGACGAAGCCGAAGTTCTTCAGGTGGTTGATGCGCTGGCGGGTCCGCGCGTCCGGACAGATGATCGCGCCGCCTTCGAAGGTGTTGAAGACCTTGGTGGCGTGGAAGCTGAGCACCGACAGGTCGCCGTGGCGCAGCACACTGCCGCCGGCGTCGCGCACCGAGAACGCGTGCGCCGCGTCGTAGATCACCCGCAGGTTGTAGGTGTCGGCGATGCGCTGGATCTCGGCCACGTCGCACGGGGTGCCGTAGCAGTGCACCGGCATGATCGCGGTGGTCTTGGGGGTGATCGCCGCCTCGATCCGGGCCGGGTCCAGGTTGAGGGTGACCGGGTCGATGTCGACGAACACCGGCTTGATCCCGTTCCACAGCAGCGAATGCGCGGTGGCCACGAACGAATACGGCGTGGTGATGACCTCGCCGGTGACGCGCAGCGCCTGCAGCGAGGTCACCAGCGCCAGCGTGCCGTTGGCGAACAGGGCGATGTGCTCCACGCCCAGGTAGTCGCACAGCGCCTTCTCCAGCGCCTGGTGCATGCTGCCGCCGTTGGTCAGGATGCGGCTGTCCCAGATCCGCTGCAGGTACGGGATGAACTCCTCCAGCGGAGGCAGCAACGGGCTGGTGACGGGAATGGGCAGCTGGGTCATGGATTTCTGCTCGTGGCAATGACAAGGCATGCAAGTGGCGTGCCTGACGCCAGCGCTCAGTCCACCGCAAAACCTACACCGCCGGCCTCCGGCGAATGCAGCAGGCGGCCGCGACTGTTGAGCAGCGGCAACTGTAGCAGCACCTCGGGCAGCATCATCTTAAGCCCGATGCGATAGCGCCCTTGAATGCCGCCGCTGCGGAACTGCAGGATCAGTCCGTACAGTCCGCCCGGTTCCCAGGCCTGGTCCAGCGGCAGCTCAAACCCGTAGACATGGGCGCGCAACCGCCCCATCGGTCGCAGGGTGATACCGCCTTCGCCGTACAGCGAATGCAGTTCCAGCTCCAGGTCATCGCAGCGAGTCGTGATCCAATCGTGCATCTCAAGCTCGATAAGCAGTCGTTGCTCGATTAACTGCACGCCGCACAGACGGAAAAATCCGATGGTGGGAAAGTCGATCCGCATCACCTCGCGCGCAATCGGCACCTCAGGATTGTCCAGGAATGGCTGCCGCCAATAGCAGGCACCGTCGATCTCGGCGATCCAGCAGTTCTCCATGGTCACACCGAGCAGAAAGCACAAGCCTTCGATTTGATCGGTCTTGATCAGCTCAAGGTAAAGCGAACGGCGCGCCCCCAGTGAGCGATAGTCCAAGTCCCCATACAGTGCCAGCAGCTGCTGCATCGCCGGCACGAACACTTTCCGAAATGATGGCGAGGACACCACGCCGATCGCCGTGTATAGCGCACGTTGCAGGTTGGTAACCGCGATCGCGCGGCGATACGTCTCGCCGGCGGGAACGTGGGCGAAATCGTCCCATTCTATCGCCACCGAACGCATCCGGTCGCTGAAATTAGCCGCCGTACTGATTGACTGCGTGATAGATGCCTGGCCGCCGGCCGCGCGAACGCGCCATAGATATACCAGTTCGGGGATGATCGCGGTGCGTCGGCTTAGGAAGTAGGCTTTATGCACGAACGGGCGATCCGCATAGAGCAGGCCGGGAACCATGCCCAGCTGGTGTTCACGCAAGAACGTGGTGCGGAACACCTTGTTCCAATAAAAGCCGTCGTGAATGATGTCGGGGAACTCTGTCACCGAATCGATCACCCTGCGCCGGCTCCACACGAACGGCTCGTATAAGAATGCGACAGAAGAGTGAGCGCCATCATCGGTGAGTCGCGCGGCGCGTCCGATGACGATGTCGGCGTCACAGCGCAGCGCCTCGGCGATCAGCAGTGCATAGCCATCGGACGTCACCACATCGTCCGAATCGACCAGCGCCACGTACTCACCGCGCGCCATCGCGATGCCTAGGTTGCCCGACACTGCGCCGCCTTCGTTGTCTTTGGTCAGGCAGCGGAAGTTTGGATGGCGTGCCTCGTAGTCGCGGCAGATCGCCAGGCTGTCGTCGCTGCTGGAGTCGTCGATTGCCAGGATCTCGATGTTGGTGTAGCGCTGCGTCAGTAGCGAGTCGAAACATGCCGGAAGGTAGGGGGCCGTGTTGTAGACCAGCACCACAAGCGAAAGCAGCGGCGTAGCATCGGGTTCAGATGCCGCTTGGATCGGGTTCATGCGCGCCACTCCAGCAGTTGTTCTATGGCGTCCACGTCGAAAACCGGGATGCCATGGGTATCGAGTACGTCGCATCGCTCGCGGTAGGAGTCGTCGATGAACAAGGCTCCTTTGGTGTGCGTGACGTACCGGCTCTTTGGCGCGCCATCCTCGATATGCAGTATTTCGTCGAACAGTTCGGCGCTGATGCGGTAGTGCGCCAGCGTCTGTCGCGGACAGTGCGCATGGCGGGTGATCAGGCTGACCCTGACGCCGCGGTTGGACCACTGGTAAAGCAGCGCCATCAGCAGCGGGTTGACCCGGTCATCGATTATCAAAGTATCATCCAGATCCAGGTATACCCGCTCGTAGCGTAGCCCGGTACGGAACCGGCTGTGCAGGGCGCGGTCCATTTGGATTGGGTAGTTTTGCGCGCAGACACTGAAAGGCATGCTCAAGTGCGCATAGATGCTCAGTAGCGGGTAGTTGACGCCGAGGTTGCGTGACAGTCCCATCGAACCTGCTATGCGCGGCGCCACTTCGAGCAACTTGGGCACGCCTTGCGCATCTCGGCGCGCTTGGAAGAACCATGCGCCGCGCAGCCTCAGTTCTGCAGCGATCGAAGCGGCCATCGCGTCGATCGACGGATCGGTAGCGACCGGCTCGGTGCGCACGCTGATGCCACCCTTGATCCGGCTACGCACGCGCGGGGCGGCATGCAGCAGAGCGCCGGCGTGGTCGGAGATGCAGTCCACGGTATATTCTGCGCCAGGAAGATATTCGCTGAAAACGTACTCGATGGGGCTGTCGCGCAGTTGGCGATGGCGGGCCGCGTTGTCTACGCGTTCCGCGCCCTGGCTGCCTTGGCCGACCGCTGGCTTGGCGAAGATCGGATAACCCGGCGTTGCACTATCGATATCGGCAGGCACTATGCCCAGCGGACGTAGCCGTGCGTAGGCGAGGTTCTTGTTGCGGCATAGTGCTGCGGTTTCGGCGTCTGGGACCATTGCCGCGGCCCGCAATTTCGAATGATGCTGGGCCAGCACTGGAATCACGCTGTCATGTGCGGGAAGCACGATGTCGATTTTCCATTCATCGATCAGCTGATTGAGCTGCTCGATGAAGTCGGTCGATGCGACATGTGCGTCTATCTGCCGATAGCGCGCGTAGACGAACTCCCCGTGATCGGATACCGACGAAGCGCCGTGAACGCGCACAACCTTGCTGTACTTCAACGCTGCGTGGATCTCCAGACCTATTTCCGAACCACAGGGGAAGACGAGCGCATTTAGGATCAAGGAGCGCCTCCAAATACGGCTTCAATCACGCGCCGTGCCACGTTTCCGTCGTTCAATGCGCAGTAGCGACGACGAAAGGCGGCGTAGCGCCCTGCATATGCCTCAGTGACCGTCGGCAGATCGCCGAATAGCGCTACCAACTCCGCTGTGGTGCGCGCCAGCGGGCCGGGCAGGTCGCGCTCCACGTCTAGGTAGAAACCACGGATCTCCGACGCGTACAGCTCCAAGTCGTAGCAGTAGAACAGGATCGGTTTTCCAGTGACGGCATAGTCGAAGAGTACCGAAGAATAGTCGGTGATGAGCACGTCGGCGAGCAGGCACAGCTCGTTAATGTCATCCAAGTGCGAAAGGTCTACCACGTTGGCCGGTAGAGCGTCAGGATCCAGGCGCGCGGCGACCAAATGGTGAGCTTTGACCAGCAACGTCTGCTTCGGCGCCAGCGCCGAAGACAACGCCTGCAGGTCCAACTGTAGGTCAAAATCGAAACGCCATGCCCCGATTGGCTTGTGGTCGCGCCACGTTGGCGCATACAGCACGAAGCTGTGATCCGAAGACAGGCCCAGGCGCGCTGCCAACGCGGCTCGGTCTAGGACGGGATTGAACAATGGATCGGTCAACGGATAGCCGGTCTCCAGGATTGGCCCGCAGTAGCGGAAGGCGCGGCGGAAGATTTCGGTGGAGTAAGAGTTCTCGCTGAGCAGTACGCTCCAGCCGCGCGATTCGCGGTAGAAATTCTCGCGCGCGTCGGCTTCCGGCCCGGCGACCTCGATGTCGTAGGAAAGTCGCTTTAACGGCGTGCCATGCCAAGTCTGTAAGTACACGGTCTCCGGCTTGCGCCCAGGCGCGGCGAAGAGCACGTTGTTGACCCGGTACTTGGCCTGTGCCAGCAGCCGGTAGTAGTCGGGTGAGCCACGCACCACCCGCGGTGGATCGCCTGGAATCGGCTGATTGCCGCTGTAGGCCCAGGCGCAGCGCAGGTCCGGGCGAAGCTCACGCAAGGCTTCGTAGACATAGCGCGGATTGCCGGCGTAGCTCTTGCCGAGGAAGCTCTCGAACAGGACCAGATCTTCCTGCAGTGGCAGCTCCCGCAGCCAGTCCCCGAAACGGGCCTTGGCGTTCTCTGCGGCCACCATGCGCTGGTGCTGTGCGTGCGGAGCAACGTACAACACCAGTGAGCCCACGCTATCACTCAGATAGGCCGACAAACCGTGCGCGCCAACGCGCTGCTCAAGGAAATGCCGCGGGTGACCGGGACTCGGCGACGAGATCAGTGGCAGCACCGTTTCGCCGTTGGACTGTCTGCGGCACAACTGCACATCCCAGCGGCCGGCCGGCGCGTCGAGCAGCGGATGAATCGGAACTGCAGCACGCAGCTCGCCGGCTACGGCCTCACACGCGGCAACGAGCGTATCGCCGCCATCGCGCCTAACCAGGCGCAGTTCCCATGCCTCGGCACGCCGCGACGGCACCCACTGAAGCGCTACGCGCAACACATTGTCATGCAGCGACAACCCACTCGGCACATCGAAAGCGAGTTCCCGCACACTCGGCTCCATGGCGCGCGTCAGCGCGAGGAACGCAGCGGTAGCACGGCGACATCGACGGCAGCTTGCGACGCTGGCGCATTCTCGCGCGCAAGCGCTTTCAGTGAAGAGCTGGAGATGTTCTCGGTGCGCGGCAGATAGCGCACCTGACAATAGCGGGAGAGGAAATCAAACTCACCTTGCCAGTCCGATCCCATCACCAGCAGGTCGCCGTGGTACTTGCGGATGTCGTTGGCCTTTTGCTCCCAACTATCTTCGACAAAAACGTCGTCAACGTAGCGGATCGCGCGCAATACTGCTTCGCGGCTGGCATAGTCCTGCAGAGCGCTCTTGTGCTTGAGCGCGTTGAACGTATCGCTGGAAAGTCCGACCAACAGCCTGTCGCCTAGCTCGCGCGCGCCGCGCAGCAGATTTATGTGGCCCACATGCAGGAGATCGAAGGTGCCGTAGGTCAGAACGACGGTCATGCGAGAAGCTCCTGGGTCACAGTTGCGGTGGCCGCTGGGGTGAATGTCGACGTGCCGGCTCAGCTGGCCAGTTCGGTCTGGTCGCGGTCGATGCCGTACTTGCGCAGTTTCTCCACCAGCGTGGTGCGGCGCAGGCCCAGCAGTTGCGCCGCATGCGCGACCACGCCCTGGGTACGCTCCAGCGCTTCGTTGATCAGCGCCAGCTCGATGTTGGCCATGTGCCCGCGCAGGTCCAGTCCGCTTTCCGGCAGCGTCGCCGCGGCCTGCGCGGCCGACTCGGCCGGATCGGCAAAGGCCTTGGGGCCGACGTGCAGATCGACCACGTTGGGCACGCGGCGCGGATCCGGCGCCGCGATCGGGGCCGGCGGCGCCGACACGTCGATCGAGGAGGCGAAGTCGCCGCGGTAGCGCGCCGGCAGGTCCTGCACCCGCACCAGGCCGCTGGGATGCAACACCGCCAGGCGCTCGACCAGGTTGGTCAGCTCGCGCACGTTGCCCGGCCACTCGTAGCCGCGCAGCGCCTGCAGCGCCTCCTCGGAAAAACGCACTTCGCCGCGGCCGGTGCGCGCCAGCTGCGCGGCAATGGTGTTGACCAGCGCCGGCAGGTCGTCGCTGCGCTCGCGCAGCGCCGGCATCTCGATCGGGAACACGTTGAGCCGGTAGAACAGGTCCTCGCGGAACTGGTTGCCGGCGATGCGCTCTTCCAGGTTGCGGTGGGTGGCGGCGATCACGCGCACGTTGCAGCGGATGGTGACGTTGCCGCCGACGCGCTCGAAGCTGCGCTCCTGCAGCACGCGCAGCAGCTTGACCTGCATCGGCAGGCTCATGTCGCCGATCTCGTCGAGCAGCAGGGTGCCGCCCTCGGCCATTTCGAAACGGCCCTTGCGCGCGGACAGCGCGCCAGTGAAGGAACCTTTCTCGTGGCCGAACAGTTCGCTTTCCAGCAGGTCCGGCGGGATCGCGCCGCAGTTGATCGCCACGAACGGGCCGTCGCGGCGCGGCGATTGCTGGTGGATCGCGCGCGCCACCACTTCCTTGCCGGTGCCGGACTCGCCCAGCACCAGCACGGTGGTGTCGAACGCGGCGACCTGGTCGATCAGCCGCCGCAGCCGCACGACCGCTTCGCTGTTGCCGGTCGGGCCGCTGTCCTGCACCGCGCCGGCCTGGTGCTCGGCGTCCAGGCGCTTGAGGCTGGCACGGCGCAGCAGGGTCTCCAGTTGCGCGTGGCGCAGCGGCGCCTCCAGTTGCCACACGTTGGCTTCGTGCAGGCCGTGGCGCTGCGCGAACGCCTGCGCTTCGCCGTTGAGCAGCAGCACCGGCGGCGGCAGCGGACTGCGCGCGACCCAGCCGAAGAACGCATCGGCCTGGGCCTGGTCGTCGAGTCCGCCGACCAGGATCGCCATCCACTCGCTCTGCCGGTGGCGCCCCGGGTTGACGTCGGCCACGTCGGTCACCCAGCGCGGGTTGAGGTCCATGAACTCGAGCAGGCTGACCGTGCGTTCGGCGCGTACCGCGTCGTCGTCGATCACCAGGATGCGCGATTCGCTCATGCCGGTACTCCCTCTGTGCGTAAGCCCTCCAGGATCGGCATCACTTCCTGGATGTAGGACAGCTTGCTGACGAAGTTGTCGGCACCGGCGCGCATGGCGTGCTCGCGGTGTTCGGCATCGTCGAAATGGCTGGCGATCACGATGTACGGGGCCTGGTCCTGGGTCTTGATCAGGCGCGTGGCCTGCAGCCCGCCCATCTCGGGCATGGCCAGGTCCATCAGCACCACCTGCGGGCGTAGCGACTCGGAGCGTTCGATCGCCTCCAGGCCGTTGGCGGCGCTGCCGATCACCTCCATCCAGTCGAGCTTGCGGAAGTGGCGCATCGCGGCATTGATGAAGCCTTCGTGGTCGTCGACCAGAAGCACGGACAGTTTGTTCATATGCATTGTTTCCTTAGCTCGCGCGGGCCAGCAGCGGTTTGGCGCGACGGCGTTCGCGGGCGGGGGCGATATCCAGTTGTTCACGGTACTTGGCCACGGTGCGCCGGGCCACGTTCACGCCCTGGCGCGCCAGCAAGCCGGCGATCGCCTCGTCGGCCAGCGGCCGCCCCGACGGCTCGGATTCGATCAGGCGCCGCACCATCGCGCGCACCGCCTGTCCCGAGACCGCGGCGCCTTCCAGGCGCACGGCGAAGAAATGCTTCAGTTCGAAGGTACCACGCGGCGTCTGCAGGTATTTGCCGGTGGTGATGCGCGACACGGTGGATTCGTGCATGCCGATCGCGTCGGCCACTTCCTTCAGGGTCAGCGGCGCCATCGCTTCCTCGCCCTTGACCAGGAACGCGGCCTGGCGCTCGACGATGGCGCGGGTGGTGCGCAGCAGGGTCTCGTAGCGCATCGACAGGCCGCGGGTCAGCCAGCGCGCTTCCTGCAGCATCTCGCGCAGCGGCGCCGCCGCCTCGCCGGCCTCGGCCAGGGCGCGCTCGTGCATCGGGTTGACGGTGACGCGGTGGGTGGTGGCCGGGTTCAGCGCGACCCGCCAGGTGCCGTCGCTGTGCCAGGCGACCACGTCCGGGATCACGTGGCCCAGGTTTTCCGGCAGCAGGCTGTCGCCGGGACGCGGCTGCAGCGACAGGATCAGCCGCACCGCTTCGCGCACGTCGTCGGCTTCGGCGTCGAGCTGGCGCGCCAGCAGCGGGTAGTCGTGGCTGGCGAGCAGGTTCAGGTCGCCGGCCAGGATGCGCGCGGCCAGGTGGCGGCCGGCGACGCGGCCGGGTAGGGCGGCCAGCTGCACGCTCAGGCATTCGCGCAGGTCGCAGGCGGCCAGGCCGGCGGGGTCGCCGTGCAGCAGCCGCTGGCGGACCGCCTCCACCTGCGCGGCGGGCTGGTCGAAGCGCGCGCAGGCGAGCAGGGTCAGCGTGTCCAGCGCGCCGTCGAGGTAGCCGGCATCGTCGCTGTGCTCCAGCCAGAACGCGGCCACTTCCAGCTGGCGCTCGTCCAGTTCCAGCGCCAGGCGCTGCAACACCCGCACCTGCGGGTCGGTGGATTCGCCGGCAGCGATGCGCTGCATGCGGTCGTCCTCGCCTTCGCTCCAGCCGGCGACGGGGATATCCCACATCGAGGATTCGGGCAGCTCGTCGAACGCGGCGGTTTCCAACGCGTTGTCGTGATCGACGACCGGCTCGAGCACGCCTTCCGGCTCTTCCAGTTCCAGCAGCGGGTTGTTCTCCAGCGCGCGCCGGACTTCCAGTTCCAGTTGCATCCCGTCCAGCTGCAGCAATCGGATCGACTGCAGCAACTGCGGCGTCAGGTGGAGGTGCTGGCCTAGCTGGGCGGAGACGGTCGGCTTCATGCGAACTTCCTCGGTTTGGCGCCAAGCCTCTGGCGCCCGTGGAATGCATAGTGCTTGCCATCCGACGGTAACAGAATCGGGAGGTTCCTGAGCGAGGTAGTCAAATTCCCGACAGTCTGTAGGGAAAATCCCTACATGCGTGTAGGGGGTGCCGGTCGACCGGCGCTGCAGAGCCAGTGCTGGCGGGCTTCGCCAGGTTCACGGCGGCAGCTGACCGGTTAAGGCAAGCGCCATGCCAGTGCGGCGTGTCGGGAATCCGTTGCGCGCTGCTTCGGTTGCCCGCGACTCAGGTCAGTTCGTTCTGATGACGCGCGGCCAGCAGCACCAGGTCGTTGGCGCGCCGGCAGCCCAGCGATTCCATCATCCGCGCGCGGTGGGTCTCGACCGTCTTGACGCTGATGCCCAGGTCTGAGGCGATTTCCTTGTTGCTCTGGCCGCGGCCGATCTGGCGCAGGATCTCGCGCTGCCGCGGCGACAGCGCGGCGATGCCGACCGGGCGTTCGCGGCCGAGCATCGGCGCGATCATCTTCGAGGAGATCTGCGGACTCAGGAACACCTGGTTGGCGCTGGCCGCACGCAGCGCCAGTTCCAGTTCCAGCGGCGCCGCATCCTTGACCACGAAGCCGGTGGCGCCACGGTCCAGCGCGTCGCGCACGTGCACCGGGTCGTCGTGCATCGACATCATCACCACACGGGTCTTGGGCGAGGTCTGCAGCACGTCGCTCAGTGCGTCCAGGCCGCTGCGCCCGGGCAGCGACAGGTCCATCAGCACCAGGTCGGGGCGGTGCAGGGTGGTCAGGTCCACCGCCTGCTGCGCGTTGCTGGCCTCGGCGACCACGTCGACGTCGGCGAACGCCTGCAACAGCCGGCTCAGGCCGGCGCGAACCAGGGTGTGATCGTCGACGATGATGACTCGCACGGTGGAAGTCCCTCTCTACTAGTACCGCACCTTAGCCGAGCGCGCCGCTGCCGCCAACCTCGCCGCCGCTCACGGCGCGGGCGGCGCCCGCTCGGCCGCACGCCGGTTGTCGGCGATCTGGCGCCGGTGCAGGCGGAACAGGTGGCGCTCCAGGGCTTCTTCCATGCCCGCCGGCTGGGTTTCGAAGCGCAGCCACAGGTAGAAACCGCTGCCGGCGACGGCTTCGGCCAGCACCTGCACCGGCAGTTCCAGGTAGTCGGGCAGCCAGTCGGAGGGCTGCAGGCGCAGCAGGCCGGCGGCGCCGGGGGCGGCACCGGAGCGCGAACCCAGCTCCAATCTCAGTCCGCGACGCGACCAGCGCAATGGACGCAGCGGCAGGGTGTCTTCGTGTTGCCGCGCCAGCCGGCCGAGCAGTACCAGCATCAGGTCGAGCTTGGCGTCCATGCGCTGCAGTTGCAGCGGCTGGTCGCCGCGTTCCTCGCTGCCGTCGTCGCTGCGCAGGTCCTCGATCTGGGCCAGGCCGCGCAGCAGCGCTTCGCCGGCGCCGAAGCGGCCGATGCCGTTGCCGAGCTTGAAATCGGCCGGCAGCGCCAGTTCGCAGCTGAGCGTGTCGTGGAACAGCTCGGTCTCGGCGGGATGGTGCGCGGTGCCGTCGGACACGCTGTTCATCTCAGCGATCCGGCCTGCGAATAGGCGCGTGCGGCATTGTTGGATTGGCGGTTGGCGCGCAGCCAGTCGCCGGCTTCGTCGCGCGCCTGGCACATCTGCGCGATCACCGCCTGTTGCAGCGTCAGCAGCGAGGCCAGGCCATCGCGTGCGGCGTCGGCGCCGGTCTGTTGCAGGTAGTGGCGCAGATGCTGGTCGTGCTCGGCGACCAGGCGCTCGGCCAGCGCGTGCTCGTCGCTATCGAGCGCCTGCTGCAGCTGCTGCAGTTCGGCGTGCAGCGAGTCGAGGCTGACGGTCATAGCGCGGCGACCGGCGCCAGTTCGCGCTGCTGCAGCGGAATGGCATTCCAGGCCGCGTCGATCTCGCTGAGCAATTCCAGCGATTCGACCAGCGCGCTTTCGTCGTTGTGCAGGTTGGCTTCGGTGAGCCGGTGCATCACGTAGTCGTACAGCGCCGAGAGGTTGTTGGCGATCTCGCCGC
This sequence is a window from Xanthomonas sp. CFBP 8443. Protein-coding genes within it:
- a CDS encoding sigma-54 dependent transcriptional regulator, giving the protein MSESRILVIDDDAVRAERTVSLLEFMDLNPRWVTDVADVNPGRHRQSEWMAILVGGLDDQAQADAFFGWVARSPLPPPVLLLNGEAQAFAQRHGLHEANVWQLEAPLRHAQLETLLRRASLKRLDAEHQAGAVQDSGPTGNSEAVVRLRRLIDQVAAFDTTVLVLGESGTGKEVVARAIHQQSPRRDGPFVAINCGAIPPDLLESELFGHEKGSFTGALSARKGRFEMAEGGTLLLDEIGDMSLPMQVKLLRVLQERSFERVGGNVTIRCNVRVIAATHRNLEERIAGNQFREDLFYRLNVFPIEMPALRERSDDLPALVNTIAAQLARTGRGEVRFSEEALQALRGYEWPGNVRELTNLVERLAVLHPSGLVRVQDLPARYRGDFASSIDVSAPPAPIAAPDPRRVPNVVDLHVGPKAFADPAESAAQAAATLPESGLDLRGHMANIELALINEALERTQGVVAHAAQLLGLRRTTLVEKLRKYGIDRDQTELAS
- a CDS encoding response regulator transcription factor translates to MNKLSVLLVDDHEGFINAAMRHFRKLDWMEVIGSAANGLEAIERSESLRPQVVLMDLAMPEMGGLQATRLIKTQDQAPYIVIASHFDDAEHREHAMRAGADNFVSKLSYIQEVMPILEGLRTEGVPA
- the rpoN gene encoding RNA polymerase factor sigma-54; the encoded protein is MKPTVSAQLGQHLHLTPQLLQSIRLLQLDGMQLELEVRRALENNPLLELEEPEGVLEPVVDHDNALETAAFDELPESSMWDIPVAGWSEGEDDRMQRIAAGESTDPQVRVLQRLALELDERQLEVAAFWLEHSDDAGYLDGALDTLTLLACARFDQPAAQVEAVRQRLLHGDPAGLAACDLRECLSVQLAALPGRVAGRHLAARILAGDLNLLASHDYPLLARQLDAEADDVREAVRLILSLQPRPGDSLLPENLGHVIPDVVAWHSDGTWRVALNPATTHRVTVNPMHERALAEAGEAAAPLREMLQEARWLTRGLSMRYETLLRTTRAIVERQAAFLVKGEEAMAPLTLKEVADAIGMHESTVSRITTGKYLQTPRGTFELKHFFAVRLEGAAVSGQAVRAMVRRLIESEPSGRPLADEAIAGLLARQGVNVARRTVAKYREQLDIAPARERRRAKPLLARAS
- a CDS encoding response regulator transcription factor — protein: MRVIIVDDHTLVRAGLSRLLQAFADVDVVAEASNAQQAVDLTTLHRPDLVLMDLSLPGRSGLDALSDVLQTSPKTRVVMMSMHDDPVHVRDALDRGATGFVVKDAAPLELELALRAASANQVFLSPQISSKMIAPMLGRERPVGIAALSPRQREILRQIGRGQSNKEIASDLGISVKTVETHRARMMESLGCRRANDLVLLAARHQNELT
- a CDS encoding PilZ domain-containing protein, whose protein sequence is MNSVSDGTAHHPAETELFHDTLSCELALPADFKLGNGIGRFGAGEALLRGLAQIEDLRSDDGSEERGDQPLQLQRMDAKLDLMLVLLGRLARQHEDTLPLRPLRWSRRGLRLELGSRSGAAPGAAGLLRLQPSDWLPDYLELPVQVLAEAVAGSGFYLWLRFETQPAGMEEALERHLFRLHRRQIADNRRAAERAPPAP